ACCACGGCGGCGGAACAGGTTACCGAGGGCGAAATGCAAATCTACCGCCTCAGGATCCAGCCTGACGATGTCGATAAAGGCGTCAATAGCCTTGTCTGGCTGGTCGTTCAGCAGGAAATTCAAGCCCTTGAAATAGCCACGCGGCAGGCTGCGGGACTCAGAAATCAACTGGCGTATATCGATACGCGCAGCACTCCAGCCCAGGGTAAAGAATAAGGGTATGCCTAGCAGCCACCAAATTTCAAATTCCATGTGTATTTCTTCTTATTGTTGAGAACAATGTCAGTTCAGATGCAAAGCCTGAATTGCCGATATGTCTTTAACCTATCTTTGTTCGCAGGTCCCAATGTACTGAAAGCTGCGCCCACACGTGTCAGATATTGCGAATGCTATCAGGCTGGGGCGCTTGTGTGCTGGCCCTTTGTGCGGCTTCACGTTCTTTTTCAATTTCTGCCAGGGTCTTTTTATGCTTGTGCAGATCACGTCTGTGGCGGAATACCATGGGCACCATGGCCAGTGCGCCCAGCGTAGCACCGCCGGCAAAAAAAGCCAGCAGCATGATCACCAGTGGCGCAGATTGTTGATAGCCAAAGAAATATTGCAGCGTGACTATCTGGTCGTTTTTCAAGGCAAAGCCAAAGAACAGGATAAACAGCACGATGGCGAAAAATCTTGAAATATATTTCATGTATGCATCCTTGATGGATAAGCGGAAAAATCGTCAATGAAGCAATTTATCCCGAAAAGAGCATTGTACTGAAAAAAAACGGCATATCGGAAAACCGATATGCCGTTTTTATCTTTGCGTCATCTAATAGGCTCAACATTCCGAGCTCAACAACCAGTCAGCCTGACTTAGTCATCGTGTATCGGTTGCCCCACCATGGCATCAACACGTTCGCGCAACTCCTTGCCTGGCTTAAAGTGCGGCACCCGTTTTTCAGGGACCATCACCTTGTCACCGGACTTGGGATTACGACCTATCCGTGGTGGACGACTGTTCAGTGCAAAGCTGCCAAAACCGCGGATTTCTATGCGTTGCCCTGTTGCCAGGGCATCCGACATTGCGTCCAGTATGGTTTTAACAGCGATATCCACATCTTTAGCTACCAGTTGCGGATATCGCTCTGCCAGACGAGCTATCAGCTCCGACTTAGTCATAGTAAAAACCTTATGACTTAATCTTAGTTTTTATTGTCGAGCTTGGCTTTCAACAAAGCGCCCAGGCTGGTTGTGCCGGATGCTGCGTTGGAATCAGTAGTGGACATTTTTTGCATAGCTTCTTGTGTTTCAACGCTATCTTTAGCTTTGATAGACAATTGGATACCACGAGCTTTGCGGTCGATGTTCAATACCAGGGCTTCAACTGTGTCGCCGACTTTCAGGTGTGTACCAGCATCTTCCACGCGGTCGCGGGAGATTTCGGATGCACGCAGGTAGCCTTCAACGTCGTCTGCCAACTGGATTACTGCGCCTTTGGCTTCAACGGATTTAACTGTACCAGTAACAACTGCACCTTTGTCGTTCATTGCGCAGTAGTTATTGAATGGGTCGCCTTCCAGTTGCTTAACGCCCAGGGAAACGCGCTCACGCTCAACGTCGATTGCCAGAACGATGGCTTCCAGTTCGTCACCTTTCTTGAAGCGACGTACTGCCTCTTCGCCTGTTTCATTCCAGGACAGGTCAGACAAATGTACCAGACCGTCGATGTTGCCAGACAAACCGATAAATACGCCGAAATCAGTGATGGACTTGATCGCGCCGCGAACTTTGTCACCTTTCTTGTGGTTGATCGCGAAATCATCCCAAGGATTGGCTTTGCACTGTTTCATGCCCAGGCTGATACGACGACGTTCTTCGTCGATTTCCAGAACCATGACTTCAACTTCGTCGCCCAATTGAACAACTTTGTTTGGAGCAACGTTTTTGTTCGTCCAGTCCATTTCGGAAACGTGAACCAGACCTTCGATACCTTGCTCGACTTCAACGAACGCGCCGTAGTCGGTCAGGTTCGTTACTTTACCGAACAGACGTGTGTTCGCTGGGTAACGACGGGACAAACCTGTCCATGGGTCGTCGCCCAATTGTTTTACGCCCAGGGAAACACGGTTTTTCTCTTGGTCGAATTTCAATACTTTTGCAGTGATTTCCTGACCAACTGTCAACACCTCGGAAGGGTGACGTACACGACGCCATGCCAGGTCGGTGATGTGCAACAAGCCATCGATGCCACCCAGATCAACGAACGCGCCGTAGTCAGTGATGTTTTTAACAACACCAGTAACCACTGTGCCTTCTTTCAGGGTTTCCATCAGTTTTTGACGCTCTTCGCCCATGGACGCTTCAACAACAGCGCGGCGGGACAGCACAACGTTGTTACGTTTGCGGTCGAGCTTGATCACTTTGAATTCCATGGTTTTGCCTTCGTAAGGAGTTGTATCCTTAACTGGGCGTGTATCAACCAAAGAACCTGGCAAGAAAGCGCGGATGCCGTTCGTCAGAACAGTCAGACCACCTTTGACTTTGCCATTTACTGTACCAGTAACGATCTCGCCAGACTCCAGCGCTTTTTCCAGCGCGAGCCAGGAGGCCAGACGTTTAGCTTTGTCACGGGACAAAATTGTGTCGCCGAAGCCGTTTTCCAGCGAATCAATCGCCACGGAAACGAAATCGCCGATATTAACTTCCAGGTCGCCCTGGTCGTTTTTGAATTCTTCAACAGGAATAAAGGCTTCAGACTTCAAGCCAGCGTTAACGATCACGAAGTTGTGGTCGATACGGACGACTTCAGCAGAAATCACTTCACCGGAACGCATATCCTGACGTGACAGGGATTCTTCGAACAAAGCTGCGAAGCTATCTGCACCGGTTGCGAAATCTTGGGACATGAAAACAGTAGACATAGTATTTACAAGTTAGCCGGAACGGTGCAAAAGGCACTATTTACCGGGTTAGGTTGAACATCCCTTTATTAACCTTGCGTCAATAAAGGCACTTGAAACGACACCTGCAAACTTCACCAGATACTTAAATACTTACTTATATAGTGTTGTTTGTCTGTGTTTGCGCATACCAGACCAGAACTTTATTGACCGCTTCTTCAGCAGTTAATTCAGATGTATCCAGGATGATCGCGTCTGGTGCGGGCTTGAGCGGCGCTGTGCTGCGGGCACTATCTCTCGCATCACGTTCCATCAAATCTTTTACCAAGTTTTCCATATTAGCAGAAATTCCCTTTTCAATCAATTGCTTATATCGACGGCTTGCGCGCGCCTCAGCACTTGCTGTTAAGAAAACTTTTAAGCTGGCATCGGGGAAGATCACCGTCCCCATGTCGCGCCCATCAGCCACCAGGCCGGGTGTATAGCGAAAAGCCACCTGCAAATCAACCAGGGCCTGACGCACTGCCGGCAAAACAGCAATACGGGAAGCGGCTACGCCAACCTCTTCTGCCCTTACGGCATCGGTGACATCCGCATCTTCCAGAAAAACATGGCCGTGAACAAAACGGCAAGGCAGGGTCCTTGCCATGCTGGCAATGGTAGTTTCATCATCCAGAGCGATGCCATGGCGGGTGGCCATCAAGGCAGTCAGGCGGTACAGGGCACCAGAATCGAGGTAATGAAAACCCAGATGCTTGGCCACCCTGTGTGCCACCGTGCCCTTACCGGATGCGGTAGGGCCGTCTATCGTGATAACAGGACTACGTGTAGTCATAGAAACAATAAAAACCTTTAAAACAAATCTCGGTGATTAATCTTGGCAAAGACTTCAAAGTAATCTGGGAAGGTCTTGGCCACGCATTTTGGATCATTGATGCGCATAGTAGCACCTCTGCGGGCCCGGCCATCGAGGCTGGCCAAAGAGAAGCACATGGCCATGCGGTGATCATCGTAAGTATCGATAGTTGCAGGCAGGATATGCTCGGGCGGTGTGACCGTCATATAATCTGCGCCCTCTTCCACTATTGCCCCAAGCTTGCGCAATTCTGTTGCCATGGCAGACAGGCGATCGGTTTCCTTAACGCGCCAGCTGGCAATATTGCGCAGGGTCGTGGTGCCATTGGCATATAGTGCGGCTACCGCAATCGTCATGGCAGCGTCGGGGATATGGTTAAAATCCATATCTATGGCTTGCAAGACCCCATTCGAAGTGGCCTCTATCCAGTTATCACCACGGGTGATGGTTGCACCCATTTTTTCCAATGCCTCGGCAAAGCGCACATCGCCCTGTATGCTGGACTTGCCTACACCTTCTACACGGATAGGGCCGCCAGCGATGGCACCTGCTGCCAGGAAGTAGGAAGCAGATGAAGCATCACCTTCGACGTGGATAACACCAGGCGACACATAATGCTGGCCTTTTGTGACAGTAAAAGCCTGCCAGCCATCACGCTCTACCGTCACGCCAAATTTTTGCATAAGGTTCAGGGTGATTTCTATATAAGGCTTGGAAATCAGCTCACCTATCACTTCTATCGTCACATCATGCTCGCGCGCCATCAAAGGTGCAGCCATCAGCAAGGCCGTCAGAAATTGGCTGGAGACATTGCCCTTGACCTGCAAACGCTGGGCGTGAACATGGCCACGGCGTATATGCAAAGGCGGGTAACCTGGATTGCCGGTATATTCTATCTGCGCACCAGCTTCATTCAGTGCATCAACCAGGTCACCGATAGGACGTTCATGCATGCGGTGCACGCCGTGGATAGTGTAATCACCACCCAGCACGGCCAGGGCACCTACCAGCGGGCGTATCGCAGTACCGGCATTGCCCATGAACAGGTCTGCCTGGTGTTTGGGGAAGTGGCCTTTTACACCGTCTACCGTGTAATTCTGGCTTTCGCCATCCTGCTCCCAGTGAACACCCAATTGCGTCAGGGCGTTCAGCATGACCAGGGTGTCATCCGATGCCAGCAAATCCATGATTTGAGTTTTGCCTTCTGCCAGCGCCGCCAGCAAAAGGGTACGGTTGGAAATGCTTTTGGAGCCAGGTAATTTAACTGCGCCCTGAACCTGCATGACAGGTTGCAGATCGATGTGGTGCGGATAATGTTTGCTTGCTTGTGTCATGGTCTTATTCAATCTTGAGTTTGTCGATGCAGAGAAGAGCAACAAGCCCTGTCAATCTCCACCTTCACGCTGCTGTTTTTCGGCTGCCTCAATGGCACTGATCCAGTTATGCCGCGCGCGCTGGGCATTGGTGTAAATACCTTCTATACCCTCACTATCGGCATCCACCAGATGCTGGCGCAAGATGGACAGGCGGGCGGTATAGGAATCCAATTCCTGCAACATCGCAGCCCGGTTCGCCAGACTGATGTCACGCCACATTTCCGGTGATGACCCAGCGATGCGGGTAAAGTCTCGAAAACCACTGGCAGCATACTGGAACAAGGTATCTGCATGCGGCTTGCGGGCGATATCATCGACCAAGGCATAAGCCAGCAAATGCGGCAAATGGCTGACTGCAGCAAATACAGCATCATGCGCAGCAGGCTCCAGATGATGGATGATGGCACCGCATTGCTGCCATGTCCAGGCCACCCTCGCCACGTCAGCATCGGTATTTTCTGGCAGGCGGGTGATGACGGCTTTTTTGCCAATATACAAATCCACCAGTGCTGCCTCAGGCCCGTTCAATTCACGTCCGGCAATTGGATGCGCAGGTACAAATTGCGCAATCTTTTCACCCAGGCTGGCGCGTGCGGCTGCCACCACATCGGCCTTGGTACTGCCCGCATCCGTGACTATCGTACCCGGCTGCAGGTGCGGATAAATCGCCTTCAATATCGCGCCGGTTTGTGCCACTGGCGCGGCTATCAGTACCAGGTCGCAGTTGCGCAGTGCCTGTTCGGCATTCAAGGCTATTTCATCGATGATGCCCAATTGCTGCGCTTTTTCCAGTGAAGCCTGGCTGCGCCCTACCCCGGCTATCTGCTCAACTGCCCCTGCCTTTTTCAAAGCCAGGGCAAATGAACCTCCAATCAAACCTACGCCAAAAATCGCTATGCGTTGAAAAGCTTTTTGCATCAGGCACTCACACTGTACAAGGGTAAGAACCCAGCACCTTGAAGAAGGCCGCTTTATCATTCAACTCGGCCATGGCGGCTGCCACCTTGGCGTCCATGACATGGCCTTCTACATCGACATAGAAATAATATTCCCAATTGCCGGTACGTGCGGGACGCGACTCAAAACGCGTCATCGAGACACCATGCTTTTCCAGCGGAGCCAGCAGGTTATAGACAGCACCCGCCTTGTTCGGTGTCGCCAGCACGATGGAAGTCTGGTCCTTGCCACTAGGCGTGGTATGCAGGCGACCAATGACGGCAAAACGAGTACGGTTATGCGGATCATCCTGGATGTGGGCAGAGACGATGCCCAGATTGTACTGGTGACCTGCGATTTCACTGGCGATCGCTGCCACGGTGTAATCACCACTGGCCATGCGTGCTGCTTCTGCATTCGATGCCACCGCATGTCTTTCCACATGCGGGAAATGCTGGTTCAGCCAGGCCTGGCACTGCGCCAAAGCTTGCGAGTGGGCACAGATGCGGCTGACGCCTTCCATATTGCCAGACTTGCTCATCAGGCTATGTTGTACAGGTATCGCCAGCTCGCCACTGATGGCCAGGCTGGTTTGCAAGAGCAAATCTAGGGTACGGTTGATCGCGCCTTCGGATGAATTCTCGATAGGCACGACACCAAAGTCCGCCGTGCCTGCTTCTGTCGCACGAAAAACTTCATCAATAGATACGCAAGGCAGGGGCTGGATGGCATGACCAAACTGTTTATAGACAGCCTGCTCGCTGAAGGTGCCGACAGGGCCAAGGAAAGCCACGACCACGCGGCGCTCCAGCGCACGGCAGGCTGACATGATTTCGCGGAAGATCAGTTGTATATCATCGCTAAGCAAGGGGCCGGGATTGCGCTCCGCCACGCCGCGCAAGACTTGCGCTTCACGCTCAGGACGAAACACTGGCGCATTGGTTTCTGCCTTGACATGACCAACTTCTTCCGCCACGCGGGCGCGCTGGTTCAGCAAATCCAGGATTTGTGCATCGATGGCATCAATCTTGATGCGCAGGGGAGTAATTTATTGTCGCTCATAATGACCTAAAAACCGTGTTTGATAGGGTGTGGGCAGGCAGCAATACTGTAGCGCAAGGCTGTCATGCCGGATATGCTTTTTTCGCCAGACTTTTGACCTGGTTCATCAGCGCCACGGTTTCCAGGTGATGGTGAGTACCATGCTCAGAAAGGGCTGATGATGAAAATAATGTTATTGGCGTCTGTCTATAGAGTAAACAAAACAGACGCTGTATATCTTAAATGCTGTCTTTAAGCTCAGGTTTTATGAATTTCTTTTGGCGAAATCCTGCATAAAACTGACCAGAGCCTGTACGCCTTCTATAGGCATGGCGTTATAAATCGAGGCACGCATGCCGCCTACTGATTTATGGCCTTTCAATTGCAACAGGCCATTCGCCTTGGCTTCTGCCAGGAATGCCGCATTCAGGTTTTCATCTTTCAGGTAAAAAGGCACATTCATACGTGAACGGCTGCCTTTTTCTACTCTGTTCTCATAAAAATCTGTGGAGTCCAGATACTCATACAGCAGGCTGGATTTGGCAATATTCTTTTGCTCCATCGCCGCCACACCGCCCTGCTGCTTCAGCCATT
This is a stretch of genomic DNA from Undibacterium sp. KW1. It encodes these proteins:
- a CDS encoding prephenate dehydrogenase/arogenate dehydrogenase family protein produces the protein MQKAFQRIAIFGVGLIGGSFALALKKAGAVEQIAGVGRSQASLEKAQQLGIIDEIALNAEQALRNCDLVLIAAPVAQTGAILKAIYPHLQPGTIVTDAGSTKADVVAAARASLGEKIAQFVPAHPIAGRELNGPEAALVDLYIGKKAVITRLPENTDADVARVAWTWQQCGAIIHHLEPAAHDAVFAAVSHLPHLLAYALVDDIARKPHADTLFQYAASGFRDFTRIAGSSPEMWRDISLANRAAMLQELDSYTARLSILRQHLVDADSEGIEGIYTNAQRARHNWISAIEAAEKQQREGGD
- a CDS encoding integration host factor subunit beta, with product MTKSELIARLAERYPQLVAKDVDIAVKTILDAMSDALATGQRIEIRGFGSFALNSRPPRIGRNPKSGDKVMVPEKRVPHFKPGKELRERVDAMVGQPIHDD
- the rpsA gene encoding 30S ribosomal protein S1 → MSQDFATGADSFAALFEESLSRQDMRSGEVISAEVVRIDHNFVIVNAGLKSEAFIPVEEFKNDQGDLEVNIGDFVSVAIDSLENGFGDTILSRDKAKRLASWLALEKALESGEIVTGTVNGKVKGGLTVLTNGIRAFLPGSLVDTRPVKDTTPYEGKTMEFKVIKLDRKRNNVVLSRRAVVEASMGEERQKLMETLKEGTVVTGVVKNITDYGAFVDLGGIDGLLHITDLAWRRVRHPSEVLTVGQEITAKVLKFDQEKNRVSLGVKQLGDDPWTGLSRRYPANTRLFGKVTNLTDYGAFVEVEQGIEGLVHVSEMDWTNKNVAPNKVVQLGDEVEVMVLEIDEERRRISLGMKQCKANPWDDFAINHKKGDKVRGAIKSITDFGVFIGLSGNIDGLVHLSDLSWNETGEEAVRRFKKGDELEAIVLAIDVERERVSLGVKQLEGDPFNNYCAMNDKGAVVTGTVKSVEAKGAVIQLADDVEGYLRASEISRDRVEDAGTHLKVGDTVEALVLNIDRKARGIQLSIKAKDSVETQEAMQKMSTTDSNAASGTTSLGALLKAKLDNKN
- the pheA gene encoding prephenate dehydratase — encoded protein: MLNQRARVAEEVGHVKAETNAPVFRPEREAQVLRGVAERNPGPLLSDDIQLIFREIMSACRALERRVVVAFLGPVGTFSEQAVYKQFGHAIQPLPCVSIDEVFRATEAGTADFGVVPIENSSEGAINRTLDLLLQTSLAISGELAIPVQHSLMSKSGNMEGVSRICAHSQALAQCQAWLNQHFPHVERHAVASNAEAARMASGDYTVAAIASEIAGHQYNLGIVSAHIQDDPHNRTRFAVIGRLHTTPSGKDQTSIVLATPNKAGAVYNLLAPLEKHGVSMTRFESRPARTGNWEYYFYVDVEGHVMDAKVAAAMAELNDKAAFFKVLGSYPCTV
- the aroA gene encoding 3-phosphoshikimate 1-carboxyvinyltransferase; translated protein: MTQASKHYPHHIDLQPVMQVQGAVKLPGSKSISNRTLLLAALAEGKTQIMDLLASDDTLVMLNALTQLGVHWEQDGESQNYTVDGVKGHFPKHQADLFMGNAGTAIRPLVGALAVLGGDYTIHGVHRMHERPIGDLVDALNEAGAQIEYTGNPGYPPLHIRRGHVHAQRLQVKGNVSSQFLTALLMAAPLMAREHDVTIEVIGELISKPYIEITLNLMQKFGVTVERDGWQAFTVTKGQHYVSPGVIHVEGDASSASYFLAAGAIAGGPIRVEGVGKSSIQGDVRFAEALEKMGATITRGDNWIEATSNGVLQAIDMDFNHIPDAAMTIAVAALYANGTTTLRNIASWRVKETDRLSAMATELRKLGAIVEEGADYMTVTPPEHILPATIDTYDDHRMAMCFSLASLDGRARRGATMRINDPKCVAKTFPDYFEVFAKINHRDLF
- a CDS encoding lipopolysaccharide assembly LapA domain-containing protein, giving the protein MKYISRFFAIVLFILFFGFALKNDQIVTLQYFFGYQQSAPLVIMLLAFFAGGATLGALAMVPMVFRHRRDLHKHKKTLAEIEKEREAAQRASTQAPQPDSIRNI
- the cmk gene encoding (d)CMP kinase; protein product: MTTRSPVITIDGPTASGKGTVAHRVAKHLGFHYLDSGALYRLTALMATRHGIALDDETTIASMARTLPCRFVHGHVFLEDADVTDAVRAEEVGVAASRIAVLPAVRQALVDLQVAFRYTPGLVADGRDMGTVIFPDASLKVFLTASAEARASRRYKQLIEKGISANMENLVKDLMERDARDSARSTAPLKPAPDAIILDTSELTAEEAVNKVLVWYAQTQTNNTI